A region from the Linepithema humile isolate Giens D197 chromosome 1, Lhum_UNIL_v1.0, whole genome shotgun sequence genome encodes:
- the LOC136996970 gene encoding uncharacterized protein, protein MEINNLNSEDKVEDWEGSRDGFPRKGAGMAVSDGTLKDSGSEAGPAARQEASPPFKKNRCVAEKRRAKRMRGEAPEGTRSLPVAPLCTPVEVVKGHTDGKRRKGSNKTPSSGGRPFKRQRAHDGHHAYADAADLLARVIVAEGYPEAEITAEQLTLLRSAVSKKIDGIQEGPVPRFHGTSLRSGASVRCADEASLGWLVERIGGITPWEGARLKVVGMDAFQRQHRAVVWVPGSSEGAATVLKRLERQNPGLVTGSWKVFAEGVGTTKEGGNLVLGVLESSVFKLRTLDFKPFFGLDRIAFRVNGAEEGVRGDKEKPPKTVS, encoded by the coding sequence ATGGAAATTAACAATCTAAACTCAGAAGACAAAGTGGAAGATTGGGAGGGCTCGCGTGACGGATTTCCGAGGAAAGGGGCTGGGATGGCGGTGTCGGACGGGACCCTTAAGGACTCCGGAAGTGAAGCCGGCCCGGCTGCGCGGCAGGAGGCTTCACCTCCTTTTAAAAAGAACCGGTGCGTGGCCGAAAAAAGGAGGGCGAAGCGGATGAGAGGAGAGGCTCCGGAAGGGACTCGCTCTCTCCCCGTGGCTCCCCTTTGTACGCCGGTGGAGGTGGTGAAAGGGCACACCGACGGTAAACGTCGGAAGGGCTCCAATAAAACCCCTTCATCGGGCGGCCGCCCGTTCAAAAGGCAAAGGGCTCATGATGGGCACCATGCCTATGCGGACGCTGCCGACCTTCTGGCGAGGGTGATTGTGGCGGAGGGCTACCCCGAAGCAGAGATCACTGCAGAGCAGTTGACTCTGCTGAGAAGTGCGGTCTCGAAAAAGATCGACGGAATCCAAGAGGGTCCGGTGCCCAGATTCCATGGCACCTCTCTAAGGAGTGGGGCGTCGGTAAGATGCGCGGACGAGGCGTCGCTGGGCTGGCTCGTGGAGCGGATCGGCGGCATCACTCCGTGGGAGGGCGCCAGGCTCAAGGTGGTGGGCATGGACGCGTTTCAAAGGCAGCACAGGGCGGTGGTTTGGGTCCCGGGATCTTCTGAGGGCGCGGCCACGGTCTTGAAGCGGCTGGAGAGGCAGAACCCGGGTCTTGTCACCGGAAGCTGGAAGGTGTTCGCGGAGGGAGTAGGGACCACCAAGGAAGGTGGGAATCTAGTCCTCGGCGTCCTGGAGTCTAGTGTCTTCAAATTGAGGACGCTGGACTTCAAACCATTCTTTGGGCTCGATAGAATTGCCTTTCGGGTAAATGGGGCCGAAGAGGGAGTAAGGGGGGATAAGGAGAAGCCCCCTAAAACGGTTTCGTAG